The Thermodesulfobacteriota bacterium genome contains the following window.
TTCCAAAGAGTTTCCTTTCTATTGCAGATCTTGCTATCTCTTTAAGTATTTTTCTTTCTTCATCGGTAAGTTTTCGCTCAGCCATTCCCTACCTCACAAAAACAGCGGACAAATAACCAACAACCGCGCTTTTGTCACCTGAAACATCTCCCGAATTCGCGTATTTTAGAACCAAACCTTTAGTCGCTCCGAACATTTGGGAAAGGAGCATCACTGTGATCATGGGTCCACCTCCACACGCCTCGTAGGTCTCACTCTCAAAATCTTTCTGAATCCCTTCCACATCAAATGATTCAATGTGTCTCACAACGATCTTATCGAGCATGAGGGCCTTTTCGTACGGATAGTAGTGAGAAAGGTCTGTACTCGCAAGAAAAAGCACCTTTTTCGTTTCCCCTTTTAGCGCCGAAAAGATTGAGTCTTTCGCCTCTGTCCAGATCTCTCTTCTCTGAGCTCCCATAATCATGGGGACAATTTTAAACTCCTTTAGCACAACTTGCAAAAATGGGATCTGCACTTCCAGCGAGTGTTCTCCAAGGTGGGCCTCATAGTTCGATTCGAAAACTCGCATATTCGATGAGAGGATCTTCTCCGCAAGTTCCTCATCCACGGAAACTACCCCAAAAGGAGTACGGTAACCTCCTCTGTCCATAATTGCGATTTTTTGAAAATAGAGTCTGTGGCTCGGGGCAATAATAACCACAGTATCGTATCTCTTTCCCAAAATTGCTTTAAATCCATAAGCGGCAACCTGGCCAGAATACATATAACCCGCATGGGGCGAGACAATTCCCACAACATCGCCTTCAATCTTTTCGATCCTTGCGTTTTCCAAATATCTCTCTATTGTTTTTTTGAGAGTTGAAGGATTATCGGGGTAAAAAGATCCGCTTACGCTCGGTTCTCTTATGTAT
Protein-coding sequences here:
- the amrB gene encoding AmmeMemoRadiSam system protein B, which codes for MGYIREPSVSGSFYPDNPSTLKKTIERYLENARIEKIEGDVVGIVSPHAGYMYSGQVAAYGFKAILGKRYDTVVIIAPSHRLYFQKIAIMDRGGYRTPFGVVSVDEELAEKILSSNMRVFESNYEAHLGEHSLEVQIPFLQVVLKEFKIVPMIMGAQRREIWTEAKDSIFSALKGETKKVLFLASTDLSHYYPYEKALMLDKIVVRHIESFDVEGIQKDFESETYEACGGGPMITVMLLSQMFGATKGLVLKYANSGDVSGDKSAVVGYLSAVFVR